The Chelonia mydas isolate rCheMyd1 chromosome 3, rCheMyd1.pri.v2, whole genome shotgun sequence genome includes a region encoding these proteins:
- the DSTN gene encoding destrin, giving the protein MASGVQVADEVCRIFYDMKVRKCSTPGEIKKRKKAVLFCLSEDQKCIVVEEGKEILVGDIGVTVSDPFKQFVQMLPEKDCRYALYDASFETKESKKEELMFILWAPDQAPLKSKMIYASSKDAIKKKFQGIKHECQANGPEDLNRACIADKLGGSLIVAFEGCPV; this is encoded by the exons GCATCAGGAGTACAAGTGGCTGATGAAGTATGCCGTATCTTCTATGACATGAAAGTTCGTAAGTGCTCCACACCTGGGGAAATCaagaaaaggaagaaggcagTTTTATTCTGTCTCAGTGAAGACCAGAAGTGCATTGTTGTGGAAGAAGGCAAAGAAATCCTCGTGGGAGATATTGGCGTAACAGTTTCTGATCCTTTCAAGCAGTTTGTGCAGATGCTCCCTGAAAAGGATTGCCGTTATGCCTTGTACGAtgcaagctttgaaacaaaggaatcAAAAAAAGAGGAGTTGATGTTCATCCTGTG GGCACCAGACCAAGCGCCTCTCAAAAGTAAGATGATCTATGCAAGCTCTAAGGATGCCATCAAAAAGAAATTTCAAG GCATAAAGCACGAATGTCAAGCAAATGGGCCAGAGGACCTTAACCGAGCTTGCATTGCTGATAAGCTAGGAGGCTCCCTAATCGTAGCTTTTGAAGGATGTCCTGTGTAG